Genomic segment of Gloeocapsa sp. PCC 7428:
GGTCGGTCTTGGGTTAATCTCGTTTAATCAGGTGACGAACCGCGCGCGACAATTAAATGCGGTATTTGTCGTCTCCTTGCTAGGTGCAGCAATGTTTCTCTCTGTAGCATTGCTTGTCAGTCAATTCCAAGGACACGCGCCTTACGTCCGCACGTTAGAATGGGCAGCCGCAGGAAACTTTCACCTGACAATGGGCTACACCATTGACCACCTTACCGCTCTGATGTTGGTAATCGTCACCACAGTCGCTTTTTTGGTGATGGTATACACCGATGGCTATATGGCTCATGACCCAGGGTATGTACGCTTTTATGCATATCTGAGCCTGTTTAGCTCATCGATGTTAGGTTTGGTTGTTAGCCCCAACATCGTTCAGATTTATATTTTCTGGGAACTTGTAGGGATGTGCTCGTACCTACTCGTTGGCTTCTGGTACGATCGCCCAGCCGCAGCAGATGCGTGCCAAAAGGCATTTGTTACCAACCGTGTCGGCGACTTTGGCTTACTACTGGGAATTCTAGGCTTGTACTGGGCAACCGGTAGTTTCGAGTTTGAGGCAATCGGCGATCGCTTGCAAACGTTAGTAGAAACAGGATCGCTTAGTAGTATCCTTGCTGCCCTCTTTGCAATTCTCGTCTTCTTAGGTCCTGTCGCTAAATCGGCTCAATTTCCACTGCACGTTTGGCTACCAGATGCAATGGAAGGTCCGACTCCAATTTCAGCATTAATCCACGCCGCGACAATGGTTGCTGCTGGAGTATTTTTGATTGCGCGGATGTACCCCGTCTTTGAAGGTATACCCGCCGCGATGAATGTCATTGCTTTTACAGGCGCGTTTACTGCGTTTTTAGGGGCAACGATCGCCATCACGCAAAATGACATCAAAAAAGGCTTAGCCTACTCGACAATTTCTCAGTTGGGCTACATGGTGATGGCAATGGGCGTCGGCGCATACAGCGCGGGCTTGTTCCACCTGATGACGCACGCGTATTTTAAAGCGATGCTGTTTCTCGGTTCAGGTTCTGTGATTCACGGTATGGAAGCCGTTGTCGGACACGATCCTGCTTTGGCGCAAGATATGCGAATGATGGGGGGATTGCGGAAATTTATGCCAATTACCGCCGTAACCTTTTTGATTGGCACGTTGGCAATTAGCGGTATTCCACCCTTCGCAGGTTTCTGGTCTAAAGATGAAATTTTGGGTTCTGCCTTTGCCGCCAATCCCTTTTTGTGGTTTGTTGGTTGGTTAACAGCGGGAATCACTGCCTTTTATATGTTTCGGATGTACTTTTCCACGTTTGAAGGTAAATTCCGTGGCAATCAAACCGAAATTCGCCAAAAGCTGCAATCTGCCGCAGCAAATACGTTAATGAGTCCTTCGCCGCTTGCACCTAACTTTGGTCCTGGGGCAATGGATACGCGCGAACTCGCAACTTTATCCGATGCGCACGGTCATGGACACAGCGAACATCCCCACGAGTCCCCTTGGACGATGACGCTACCGCTAGTAGCCCTCGCCATTCCTTCAATCTTTATCGGTTTGGTAGGCACTCCTTATGCTAACTACTTCGAGGAATTCATCTATCCTCCGAGTGAAACGCTAGCCGAAGTGATCGAAAAAGTCGCCGAGTTCGATCAAACCGAATTTTTCATCATGGCAGGTAGTTCAGTCGGTATTTCCTTGATTGGCATTACCTTAGCGTCGTTGATGTACTTGTTCGGTAAGATTGACCCCGCCGCGATCGCCTCATCAATCAAGCCACTTTATGAACTTTCCCTCAACAAGTGGTACTTTGATGACATTTACCATCAAATCTTTGTCTTAGGTAGCCGCCGTCTTGCGCGACAAGTGATGGAAGTTGACTATCGCGTTGTTGATGGTGCGGTTAACTTGACAGGCTTCTTCACACTCATTAGTGGTGAAGGCTTGAAATACCTAGAAAATGGTCGCGCTCAATTCTATGCCCTGATTGTATTTGGGGCTGTGTTAGGCTTAGTGATTGTTTTTGGTGTGACGTAATGAGGAGTGAGGGGT
This window contains:
- a CDS encoding NAD(P)H-quinone oxidoreductase subunit 5, with amino-acid sequence MEAIYQYAWLVPVLPLVGAMLVGLGLISFNQVTNRARQLNAVFVVSLLGAAMFLSVALLVSQFQGHAPYVRTLEWAAAGNFHLTMGYTIDHLTALMLVIVTTVAFLVMVYTDGYMAHDPGYVRFYAYLSLFSSSMLGLVVSPNIVQIYIFWELVGMCSYLLVGFWYDRPAAADACQKAFVTNRVGDFGLLLGILGLYWATGSFEFEAIGDRLQTLVETGSLSSILAALFAILVFLGPVAKSAQFPLHVWLPDAMEGPTPISALIHAATMVAAGVFLIARMYPVFEGIPAAMNVIAFTGAFTAFLGATIAITQNDIKKGLAYSTISQLGYMVMAMGVGAYSAGLFHLMTHAYFKAMLFLGSGSVIHGMEAVVGHDPALAQDMRMMGGLRKFMPITAVTFLIGTLAISGIPPFAGFWSKDEILGSAFAANPFLWFVGWLTAGITAFYMFRMYFSTFEGKFRGNQTEIRQKLQSAAANTLMSPSPLAPNFGPGAMDTRELATLSDAHGHGHSEHPHESPWTMTLPLVALAIPSIFIGLVGTPYANYFEEFIYPPSETLAEVIEKVAEFDQTEFFIMAGSSVGISLIGITLASLMYLFGKIDPAAIASSIKPLYELSLNKWYFDDIYHQIFVLGSRRLARQVMEVDYRVVDGAVNLTGFFTLISGEGLKYLENGRAQFYALIVFGAVLGLVIVFGVT